The DNA segment AAAGAGTCAACACGGGGGTGACAAAACGTATATCAAAATGTTTAATGAACTAAACATTCGGAGAACAATCGCACAATAACAAatggtaaaatatatatatttacacagagACAAAAGTCATTTCATGATAAAGCTTGAGGTCACTTTTCTTCCCAACGGCAAAGTCATAACTTAACAAAAAGGGTTGCATATGATAAACACAGGGAGGTTTATGGACATCACATCCTCTGTCATGATACCAGAGGTAATCAGGAGGGTTGAAGTGGGAGGATGAAATGTTTGTAAGCTTAGATTTATTTGATGTATTACATTTCCTTAATAGTAGGGAATGTCATACATTTGTGAAACCCCTTTTCATAGATCCACTGCTTTCGGACAACACAATCACAGCACGGATACACGGTAACATAATGAGAAGAGAGACTGTCCTTCAAGGTCAGGGATAAAGGCACCACAACAGAAATCAAATGTCCTGTTggagtgtccttgagcaagatattACACTTCAGGGACATCTAACCCATGTTTTTATACATAGTGCAAGAAAGAGGGAGATGTAGGCAGTTCAGTTAACTCCCCGCCTTGAGTCAACACTTTTCATCAAGCAACCCACATTAAACACGGTGACCAGACTCTGGTGTCAAAATGTATGTGGTTGTTAAACAATACATAACCCCATTTATTGATCAATATAGTATCACAAAATTATCTAATGCAACTACGAGGAACTTGGCCCCCTGTGGAGAAAAGAAGTTGTTGTTTCCATCACCTCATTTCAAGATTGCTGATGGCCATGTTTGTTTATGCAGGTCATATATAGGCATCCACATTAAGCTGAGACTGTTTCCTTGGTGTATGTTTAACTAAATTAATGTTATGGATatttaagaaatatttaaattaatgaaAACCATAAAgaaaggaggtgtgtgtgtttctagaACATCTCCACTGTTCTTTAAACCACATGACTGAAAACCTGTAACCGTATCAAGTCCTTTactgcagcaaaacaacacGGGAGAAGACACCAGCAGGCTCTTTGCCGTCACCCAACGCCGCTCTGAAGCCTTCCTGTTGCCGAGCTCGCGCCAGCTTCGCAAGTGAGAGGAACGACCGTGGCTCTGTGACAGCCAGATCGCAGATGACGCGTCGGTTGAGCTGAACGCTGGTCTGTatggaggaaaagagaggaaagatgtTGAGCCAACAGCATGAAGCACATACAGAGGAGTGACACAGTAACATTCAACACAACTAACCTTGGTGAGGTTGTGCATTAGGGCGGGGTACTTCATGCCGTGCtctcgtgttgctgctgcaatACGCGAGATCCAGAGCTGAAGAAATAAGAGCACAACAAATATAATTAATGCTTAATTCATTGATTACCTTACTATGGGATCACAAATCAAAAGTtatgggcggctgtggctcggaggtagagctggtcgtccactaatcaaatgatcggtggttcgatccctaACTCTCTAGTCTGcacaagatactgaaccccaaattgctcctgaaggctgcaccatcggtgtgtgaatgtgtaggaatagctcccaaaaactgatgagcaacCGGCACTGTGCATGGCAGCtgatgccatcagtgtatgaatgtgtgtgaatgagatatgtaacAGTGGTCGGAAGAATAGAAAGGTACGATGTA comes from the Larimichthys crocea isolate SSNF chromosome VI, L_crocea_2.0, whole genome shotgun sequence genome and includes:
- the mrpl20 gene encoding large ribosomal subunit protein bL20m, which produces MVFLTLSCWIRSRGPDRYWKVQEVLKHARHFRGRKNRCYSLAVRAVRRAFVYATKARKLKKRNMRTLWISRIAAATREHGMKYPALMHNLTKTSVQLNRRVICDLAVTEPRSFLSLAKLARARQQEGFRAALGDGKEPAGVFSRVVLLQ